One window of Methanogenium organophilum genomic DNA carries:
- a CDS encoding phosphoribulokinase: METGNFREGIRTSACIYTIGVAGDSGSGKTTFTQAFRAIFGPDLVCSFSMDDYHLLDRDGRAECGITPLHPDANNLSLFEEHLGLLKGGQTIMKPSYNHTTGTFDPPAPFTPKKIVIVEGLHPFSTENMRRYFDFTCYVDPDDAVKYAWKIARDVGDRGYSPEQVSAEINARKPDYEAYVAPQKQYADAILRITPSVFDPSGERGIYAVSLLQERFEKTVKNIVIPLDLFAMTSLAERDFLIAFQSEELYGREMGAVHFDGDFRIEVIRRLEEAVEEETGVGQVSLYAGREYVSATEAMELILAWRIINRRIFMEYRMQDGVCMPVQ, encoded by the coding sequence ATGGAAACCGGGAATTTCAGGGAGGGAATACGCACGTCTGCGTGTATCTACACCATCGGTGTTGCAGGGGATTCAGGGTCGGGAAAAACCACCTTTACCCAGGCCTTTCGTGCAATCTTCGGGCCTGATCTGGTCTGTTCGTTTTCGATGGATGATTACCATCTGCTCGACAGGGATGGCCGTGCAGAATGTGGCATCACACCACTCCACCCGGATGCAAATAATCTGTCTCTTTTTGAGGAGCATCTCGGCCTCCTGAAGGGGGGGCAGACGATAATGAAGCCTTCGTACAACCATACGACCGGCACCTTTGATCCACCTGCCCCGTTTACTCCCAAAAAAATTGTCATTGTGGAAGGTCTCCATCCGTTTTCTACCGAAAATATGCGGAGATATTTTGATTTTACCTGTTATGTTGACCCGGATGATGCAGTGAAGTATGCGTGGAAGATTGCCCGCGATGTAGGGGACCGTGGCTATTCCCCGGAACAGGTGTCAGCGGAGATTAACGCACGTAAACCAGATTATGAGGCATATGTGGCGCCGCAGAAACAGTATGCCGATGCAATCCTAAGGATCACGCCGTCGGTCTTTGACCCGTCCGGGGAACGGGGGATATATGCGGTCAGTCTCCTGCAGGAACGGTTTGAAAAGACGGTTAAAAACATTGTCATTCCTCTGGATCTCTTTGCGATGACATCACTTGCAGAGCGGGATTTCCTCATCGCGTTTCAGTCTGAAGAGCTGTATGGAAGAGAGATGGGCGCTGTCCACTTTGATGGTGATTTCCGCATTGAGGTGATCCGGCGTCTGGAGGAGGCGGTGGAGGAAGAGACAGGTGTGGGTCAGGTCTCTCTTTATGCCGGACGGGAGTATGTGAGTGCCACAGAAGCAATGGAGCTGATTCTTGCATGGCGCATCATCAACCGGCGTATCTTTATGGAGTACCGGATGCAGGATGGTGTCTGCATGCCGGTGCAGTGA
- a CDS encoding DEAD/DEAH box helicase, which translates to MPVTLTDTICTDPKYRDHITHRQESSGAAAQYAEPNPPLADTVQHYIKQRNLRLYAHQVAARSALHEGRDVMLTTPTASGKTLSYLIPILEGLSRDPNACALLLFPTKALTRDQLKTASTIAEEIVPTAGPAVYDGDTPKSRRKDIRNSSRIILSNLHELHHILSWHSLWQRFWGNLHYIVIDEAHRYRGVAGSHAALLFRRMLRVAANYGSHPRVILASATIGNPGPFARTLTGRDVSVIHASGAPEGPRSFLFYNPHFISERKDTTYQAAASLMKYCVGHGMQTLTFTNSRKGAETLATMTERHQRERIPTYRAGYLPHDRRKLEQGLKEGNFRGIVSTDALEVGIDIGSLDAVIMAGFPGTRNAAWQRSGRAGRTTRHALSILVASENPLDQYYMHNPDAFFDKAAENVAICPENPYILAGHLLCAAAELPLTPDECAVWFGLSASEITDELTREGVLTRTPLGAVYSGSARPTEIVHLSGTGGNQLKIVSNGKLLETIETGQAFREAHPGAVFLHAGETYLITSLDTDAGVIQAKRADIDYRTNVHTSGYPESAQEETVTRTMGCKLSFGHVMITESHPFYRVTRYGRPVSTEPLSLPSLTFATEAFWFTFTPEDMTTLETAGHDPAGALHAIEHALIAMMPAAVLCDRQDLGGFSTLCAPKTGLPTIMVYDGYEGGAGLTATGYTRFAEMIRMTRDLISECPCEDGCPSCIFSPKCGSMNQPLDKAGAAMLLQNMCNRDGQNTLSR; encoded by the coding sequence GTGCCCGTAACACTGACCGACACCATCTGCACTGATCCAAAATATCGAGATCATATTACGCACCGGCAGGAATCTTCCGGTGCGGCAGCACAATATGCTGAACCCAACCCCCCCCTTGCAGATACTGTCCAACATTATATAAAACAGAGAAACCTGCGCCTCTACGCACACCAGGTTGCTGCACGCAGTGCTCTTCACGAAGGCAGAGATGTGATGCTCACGACCCCAACAGCATCCGGAAAAACACTCAGCTACCTGATACCAATCCTCGAAGGGTTGAGCAGAGACCCCAATGCTTGTGCCCTTCTGCTCTTTCCGACAAAGGCACTGACCCGTGATCAGCTCAAAACGGCCTCCACCATCGCTGAGGAAATCGTTCCGACGGCAGGACCTGCAGTATATGATGGGGACACCCCAAAAAGCAGAAGAAAAGATATCCGCAATTCGTCCCGGATCATCCTCTCAAATCTGCATGAGCTGCACCATATCCTCTCCTGGCATTCTCTCTGGCAACGATTCTGGGGAAATCTTCACTATATTGTCATCGATGAAGCACATCGGTATCGTGGTGTGGCCGGGTCACACGCTGCTCTCCTCTTCCGGCGAATGCTCAGGGTGGCCGCCAATTACGGAAGCCACCCACGAGTCATCCTTGCCAGTGCCACTATCGGAAACCCGGGCCCTTTTGCACGCACTCTCACGGGAAGGGATGTCTCTGTGATACACGCCTCAGGTGCACCGGAAGGGCCCCGGAGTTTCCTATTTTACAACCCCCATTTCATATCGGAGAGAAAGGATACCACCTATCAGGCTGCTGCGTCTTTGATGAAATATTGTGTCGGACACGGCATGCAGACGCTCACATTTACCAATTCCCGGAAAGGGGCCGAGACACTCGCCACTATGACAGAGCGGCATCAAAGGGAGAGAATACCCACATATCGTGCGGGATATCTCCCTCATGACCGTCGTAAACTGGAACAAGGCCTGAAGGAGGGAAATTTCCGGGGAATTGTCTCAACCGATGCCCTTGAAGTCGGCATTGACATCGGCAGTCTCGATGCAGTCATCATGGCAGGATTTCCCGGCACCCGGAATGCTGCCTGGCAACGTTCCGGGAGAGCAGGACGAACAACCCGGCACGCACTCTCAATCCTTGTCGCATCGGAAAATCCTCTTGACCAGTATTATATGCACAACCCGGACGCATTCTTTGACAAGGCGGCGGAGAACGTTGCAATCTGTCCGGAAAATCCCTACATCCTTGCTGGTCACCTACTCTGCGCAGCAGCAGAACTACCACTTACCCCAGATGAGTGCGCTGTATGGTTCGGCCTATCTGCATCAGAAATTACTGATGAACTCACCCGGGAAGGGGTGCTCACTCGCACCCCCCTTGGTGCGGTATACAGTGGATCAGCACGTCCCACAGAGATCGTGCATCTCTCAGGAACCGGTGGAAATCAACTAAAGATCGTTTCAAACGGAAAACTGCTTGAAACGATTGAAACCGGACAGGCCTTTCGGGAGGCACACCCGGGTGCGGTCTTTTTGCATGCAGGAGAGACCTACCTTATCACCTCTCTTGACACGGATGCAGGTGTCATACAGGCAAAACGTGCAGATATTGATTACCGGACAAATGTCCACACATCGGGATATCCTGAATCTGCACAGGAAGAAACCGTTACCCGTACGATGGGATGCAAGCTCTCATTTGGGCATGTAATGATCACCGAAAGCCATCCCTTTTACCGGGTGACCCGGTATGGCAGACCGGTATCTACTGAACCACTCTCTTTGCCCTCTCTTACATTTGCAACCGAGGCTTTCTGGTTCACCTTCACCCCGGAAGATATGACAACCCTTGAAACCGCAGGTCATGACCCCGCGGGTGCACTGCATGCTATCGAACATGCACTCATCGCAATGATGCCTGCCGCAGTCCTCTGCGACCGACAGGATTTGGGAGGGTTTTCCACTCTCTGCGCCCCGAAGACAGGGTTACCCACTATCATGGTCTATGACGGATATGAAGGCGGAGCAGGCCTGACCGCCACCGGGTACACCCGGTTTGCAGAGATGATCCGGATGACACGGGACCTGATATCTGAGTGTCCCTGTGAGGATGGATGCCCTTCATGCATCTTTTCACCCAAATGCGGGTCAATGAACCAACCGCTTGACAAGGCCGGTGCTGCAATGCTCCTCCAGAATATGTGCAATAGAGATGGGCAAAACACCCTCTCACGATGA
- a CDS encoding ribonuclease H-like domain-containing protein has product MYDGRLITGVAERWAGETAATYDVASCTPLPEQTGWFPGISSSINPHLMQRSLLAEYEGCTVEDLFGGHEVHTLQGTCYAIESSEEISISRPEITTLADTIMQDLCLIPGIGEITADKLRRKGIRSISELKSHSRFSADAHIISDAVAAEDWAYLESYCCRRRSSSDNLFLLFSLTTPIHELLFFDIETLGLFSRPAILLGTGRIHGKEMIITQYLLRDIGEEPSAISAILGEITETTRLVTYNGRAFDYPFLRDRAGYYGIRAPAEPTHTDLLHHVRRQWKWRLPDCRLGTVEGEILGRYREDDLPGSMVPWYYQTYKRLGNPGPLVPITEHNRIDIANLPRIYERLLEGCLCP; this is encoded by the coding sequence ATGTATGACGGGAGACTGATAACCGGTGTTGCAGAGAGATGGGCTGGTGAAACAGCTGCTACATATGACGTAGCATCATGCACACCCCTACCAGAACAGACCGGATGGTTTCCAGGCATCTCATCATCAATAAACCCCCACCTGATGCAACGTAGTCTTCTGGCAGAATATGAAGGGTGCACGGTAGAGGATCTCTTTGGCGGGCATGAAGTCCATACCTTACAGGGAACCTGCTATGCTATCGAAAGTTCTGAGGAAATTAGTATTAGCCGGCCTGAGATAACCACCCTTGCAGACACCATCATGCAGGATCTCTGTCTCATTCCAGGCATCGGTGAGATTACAGCAGATAAACTGCGCAGAAAAGGTATCAGGAGCATCTCAGAGCTTAAATCTCATAGCAGGTTTAGTGCTGACGCACATATCATTTCAGATGCGGTGGCAGCAGAGGACTGGGCATATCTTGAATCATACTGCTGCAGACGACGATCATCCTCAGATAATCTCTTTCTGCTTTTCTCTCTCACCACCCCAATCCATGAACTCCTCTTCTTTGATATCGAAACTTTGGGACTCTTTTCCCGGCCTGCGATACTCCTCGGAACCGGTAGAATACATGGAAAAGAGATGATAATCACCCAGTACCTGCTTCGGGATATCGGGGAAGAACCCAGCGCCATCTCTGCGATTCTGGGAGAAATCACCGAAACCACGCGTCTTGTCACCTATAACGGAAGGGCCTTTGATTACCCGTTTCTCAGAGATCGTGCAGGATATTATGGAATTCGTGCACCTGCCGAACCAACACATACCGATCTTCTCCATCACGTACGCCGGCAGTGGAAATGGCGACTCCCCGACTGCAGACTCGGAACGGTGGAAGGGGAAATACTGGGCCGGTATCGGGAAGATGATCTGCCCGGAAGTATGGTGCCATGGTATTACCAGACGTACAAGCGTTTAGGAAATCCCGGACCACTGGTTCCGATTACTGAACATAACCGTATTGATATCGCGAATCTTCCCCGAATATACGAACGTCTTCTGGAGGGATGCCTGTGCCCGTAA
- a CDS encoding ABC transporter ATP-binding protein has product MLKIENLHVEVGGKEVIHGIDLQIPEGETHVLMGPNGSGKTTLLRSIMGFSNYTVTEGRILFRGHDVTELPLHERARYGMGMMFQRPPTIAGLKLGKLLDVMSGGTPAKAYEYAETMNMSTFLERDLNANFSGGEIKRSEVLQLLVQQPDFVMLDEPESGVDLENIALIGKAIARLVDKDRHIVNRQKSGLIITHTGFIMDYLEADAGHMLCDGMIRCHGNPREILKVIQERGYQECIECAKV; this is encoded by the coding sequence ATGTTAAAGATTGAAAATCTCCACGTTGAAGTGGGCGGAAAAGAGGTGATTCATGGGATTGATCTGCAGATTCCTGAGGGAGAAACCCACGTCCTGATGGGACCAAACGGATCCGGAAAGACAACCCTTCTGCGTTCAATCATGGGTTTTAGTAATTATACTGTAACGGAAGGACGCATCCTCTTTCGTGGGCATGATGTCACCGAACTCCCATTGCATGAGCGGGCACGCTATGGCATGGGCATGATGTTTCAGCGTCCGCCTACGATAGCGGGACTTAAACTTGGCAAATTGCTCGATGTCATGTCAGGCGGCACCCCTGCAAAGGCATACGAATATGCAGAGACAATGAACATGAGCACATTTCTCGAACGTGACCTCAATGCCAATTTTTCAGGCGGGGAAATCAAACGCAGTGAAGTGCTTCAGCTGCTCGTGCAGCAGCCCGATTTTGTCATGCTGGATGAACCGGAGAGCGGTGTGGACCTTGAAAATATTGCTCTCATCGGGAAGGCCATCGCCCGGCTTGTCGATAAGGACCGCCATATTGTAAACCGCCAGAAATCCGGTCTGATTATTACCCACACCGGATTTATTATGGATTATCTGGAGGCAGATGCCGGGCATATGCTCTGTGACGGTATGATCCGGTGCCATGGCAATCCGCGTGAGATACTGAAGGTAATTCAGGAAAGAGGATATCAGGAGTGTATTGAATGCGCAAAGGTGTAA
- a CDS encoding SufB/SufD family protein, translated as MRKGVNGFADLSPEDRERVEQSGIMLTSENRCGSFFLEDQEVRQTSCTYEGIEMLPTAEALKKYDWLKDYYWNLVDKDKDEYTQYVAGQEPRGYTIIAKKGSKNIFPLQTCLFMATDDIQTVHNIIIAEEGAELHLITGCVSSHSVGHGSHYGITEFYVGKDALISTTMIHTWGEDVTVIPRSAAKLEENSTFLSNYISMKPVKRVQMYPEARLTGKNSVARFSSVILAPEGSDLDLGQRAILEAKGTSAELLSRVITRGGNVMARAHIIGGAEETRGHIECKGLILEDGIIHAIPEIEGRLTNTELSHEAAVGKIARDEIEYLMARGLDEDEATATIIRGFLDVKIQGLPDSLQRQIDAAIDAAEDGF; from the coding sequence ATGCGCAAAGGTGTAAATGGGTTTGCCGACCTCTCCCCTGAGGACCGGGAGCGGGTGGAACAGTCAGGAATTATGCTGACCTCAGAAAATCGGTGTGGAAGTTTCTTCCTGGAAGATCAGGAGGTCCGTCAGACGTCCTGTACCTATGAAGGGATTGAGATGCTTCCGACAGCAGAGGCATTAAAAAAATATGACTGGCTCAAGGATTATTACTGGAATCTTGTTGATAAGGACAAGGATGAATATACGCAGTATGTTGCAGGCCAGGAACCCCGTGGGTACACTATCATAGCCAAAAAAGGAAGCAAGAATATCTTTCCCCTTCAGACCTGCCTGTTTATGGCAACGGATGATATCCAGACCGTACACAATATTATCATTGCTGAGGAAGGGGCTGAGCTGCACCTCATCACCGGGTGTGTTTCAAGCCACTCTGTGGGTCACGGTTCGCACTATGGAATCACTGAATTTTATGTTGGCAAAGATGCCCTCATCAGTACAACGATGATCCATACCTGGGGTGAAGATGTAACGGTTATCCCGCGGAGTGCCGCAAAACTGGAGGAAAACAGCACATTCCTCTCAAATTATATCAGTATGAAACCGGTGAAGCGTGTCCAGATGTATCCTGAGGCCCGGTTAACCGGGAAAAATTCAGTGGCCCGGTTCAGTTCAGTAATCCTCGCACCGGAGGGTTCGGATCTTGACCTTGGTCAGCGTGCCATTCTGGAAGCGAAGGGCACAAGTGCTGAACTCCTCTCCCGTGTGATCACCCGTGGGGGAAATGTGATGGCAAGAGCTCACATCATTGGCGGAGCAGAAGAGACTCGTGGCCATATCGAATGCAAAGGTCTCATTCTGGAAGATGGGATCATTCATGCGATTCCGGAAATTGAAGGAAGGCTGACAAATACTGAACTCTCGCATGAAGCGGCCGTGGGAAAGATCGCCCGTGATGAGATTGAATACCTGATGGCCCGTGGTCTTGACGAGGATGAGGCAACGGCGACGATCATCCGTGGGTTCCTTGATGTGAAGATACAGGGTCTCCCGGATTCACTCCAGCGGCAGATTGATGCTGCGATTGACGCCGCTGAAGACGGGTTCTGA
- a CDS encoding cyclase family protein, with protein sequence MAYIDLTRSFPEPACTYTGDCVPECRRTERDGYRVSVLVASSHSGTHIDPPAHYIEDGLTIDRISPETFIGPVTIIDLGQRCSAIRPEDIRPWMKSERLIIKTGYSEKSEFDPDYAYLSQDAAALVAASGIRVIGIDTPSIEEYMGTGDVHRKILGAGIPVIEYLDLSAVSAGDYYMIALPLKIRDGDGAPARVIVRTEDI encoded by the coding sequence ATGGCCTATATAGACCTCACCCGTTCCTTTCCGGAGCCCGCCTGCACGTATACCGGGGATTGTGTCCCGGAATGCCGCAGGACAGAGCGGGATGGGTATCGGGTATCTGTTCTCGTTGCAAGCAGCCACAGTGGGACCCATATTGACCCGCCTGCTCATTATATCGAAGACGGGCTGACAATTGACAGAATCTCCCCGGAGACCTTTATCGGCCCGGTGACAATCATTGACCTGGGTCAGCGGTGTTCTGCTATCCGTCCGGAGGATATCCGGCCCTGGATGAAATCAGAGCGGCTCATCATCAAAACCGGATATTCAGAAAAAAGTGAATTTGACCCGGATTATGCATATCTCAGTCAGGATGCAGCAGCGCTTGTTGCCGCGTCAGGTATCCGTGTCATCGGCATTGACACACCGTCTATTGAGGAGTATATGGGAACGGGCGACGTGCACCGAAAAATTCTCGGGGCAGGTATCCCGGTGATTGAATATCTGGATCTCAGTGCGGTTAGTGCGGGAGACTATTATATGATTGCCCTGCCACTGAAGATTAGAGACGGTGACGGGGCGCCGGCCCGTGTCATTGTGCGAACGGAGGACATATGA
- a CDS encoding phosphopentomutase/phosphoglucosamine mutase, translated as MLFGSSGIRRPFGPELIKTALQVGACVGASCGSIVTGRDARTTGPLLEAAFTAGAAGAGCRVVSGGVAPTPTVAYAAQQYDAGCMITASHNPEEYNGLKLVNPGGSAFSLAHQQEIEDTYTLPHIADWKNQGETGEADIIRPYLDAILDAVALPEGLHMVLDCGNGAASRVTPALLRRAGIRYTGINCTVQGFFARPSEPLNEHLPYIPAMVRQTGAAGALIHDGDADRFMAFDNQGNYISGDHLLMLFAEWTGAKSVVTTVDASMAIEEVASVARTPVGDSFVSEALVSGGDFGGEPSGSWIFPAHSLCPDGPYAATLYCAMAAEWDVAEKVAAYPQYPIIRRSFLREDAHTLVRALGVDNPTDGIRIEEEDGWCLIRASGTEPKVRITAEGRDADSAERMAVKGEKILFSGQPIH; from the coding sequence ATGCTCTTTGGTTCTTCAGGAATACGCCGTCCCTTCGGCCCTGAACTGATAAAAACAGCGCTTCAGGTCGGCGCCTGTGTCGGCGCCTCCTGCGGCTCGATCGTCACCGGTCGTGACGCACGCACAACAGGCCCTCTGCTGGAAGCAGCGTTTACTGCAGGTGCTGCCGGGGCAGGATGTCGCGTGGTATCCGGCGGCGTTGCACCCACCCCTACCGTTGCATATGCTGCACAGCAGTACGATGCCGGCTGTATGATCACCGCTTCCCATAACCCGGAAGAATATAACGGGCTGAAACTGGTGAACCCTGGTGGGTCTGCCTTCTCTCTGGCACATCAGCAGGAAATTGAGGACACGTATACATTGCCCCATATCGCTGACTGGAAAAATCAGGGAGAGACGGGTGAAGCTGATATCATCCGTCCGTACCTGGATGCAATACTCGATGCTGTTGCCCTTCCTGAGGGTCTGCATATGGTGCTTGATTGCGGAAACGGGGCGGCATCACGGGTAACGCCCGCTCTTCTCCGCCGTGCCGGAATACGATATACGGGCATAAACTGCACGGTGCAGGGGTTCTTTGCACGCCCCTCTGAACCCCTCAATGAGCACCTCCCATACATTCCTGCGATGGTGAGACAGACTGGTGCCGCAGGCGCTCTGATTCATGACGGAGACGCTGACCGGTTCATGGCATTTGATAATCAGGGGAATTATATCAGTGGTGACCATCTTCTCATGCTTTTTGCGGAATGGACGGGTGCAAAGAGCGTGGTAACAACAGTAGATGCATCAATGGCCATTGAAGAAGTGGCGTCTGTTGCGAGAACACCGGTTGGAGATTCGTTTGTCTCTGAAGCGCTGGTATCCGGTGGTGATTTTGGCGGAGAACCGTCCGGAAGCTGGATCTTCCCTGCACACTCCCTCTGCCCGGACGGGCCGTATGCTGCGACCCTCTATTGTGCAATGGCAGCAGAGTGGGATGTCGCAGAGAAAGTTGCCGCCTATCCCCAGTATCCCATCATCCGCCGTTCTTTCCTGCGTGAAGACGCTCATACGCTGGTTCGTGCTCTGGGTGTAGATAATCCAACCGATGGCATTCGTATCGAAGAGGAGGATGGCTGGTGTCTGATCCGGGCAAGCGGCACGGAACCAAAGGTTCGCATCACTGCAGAAGGACGCGATGCGGATAGTGCGGAAAGGATGGCAGTGAAGGGCGAAAAAATCCTCTTTTCAGGACAACCTATACATTAA
- the glmU gene encoding bifunctional sugar-1-phosphate nucleotidylyltransferase/acetyltransferase, translating into MLCVLLAAGEGKRMAPLTATRPKVMLPVANRPMIEHLICAVRDAGIDTFILVVGYREKKIRDYFGNGEKWGVSIRYTVQRSQAGTGDALRAAKGLVKGQFLLMNGDMIVTADDIRRICASPAPAVGVFESKTPEQYGVITETDGKVTGIYEKSQNPPGNMINAGIYLFDDDIFAEADRLVPSPRGEYELTDALVPAISRGNLHAVPLLSWCDIGAPWNLLEANENALADLTSDIRGDVEEGVILKGAVVLAEGSVLRSGTYIEGPCVIGSGCTIGPHVYIRGHTVIGNDCHIGHASELKNSVIFPRTKIPHFTYIGDSVVGSDCNFGAGTKVANLRHDKKHVKVGGVSTGRKKFGAVIGDNVLFGINCSVNVGASVGRDVRVGPHTVVSGTIADESVIGRN; encoded by the coding sequence ATGCTCTGTGTCCTGCTTGCAGCGGGAGAGGGGAAACGGATGGCTCCCCTCACCGCAACCCGCCCAAAAGTGATGCTTCCTGTCGCAAATCGTCCGATGATCGAACACCTGATCTGTGCGGTACGCGATGCGGGTATCGATACGTTTATATTGGTTGTCGGATATCGTGAGAAGAAGATCCGCGACTATTTTGGCAATGGAGAGAAGTGGGGTGTATCGATACGCTATACTGTCCAGCGGTCCCAGGCCGGTACCGGTGACGCTCTCCGGGCAGCAAAGGGACTGGTAAAGGGACAGTTCCTGCTCATGAACGGTGATATGATCGTGACAGCTGATGATATCAGACGTATCTGTGCCTCCCCTGCACCGGCAGTTGGTGTCTTTGAGAGTAAGACCCCAGAACAGTATGGTGTGATCACAGAGACTGACGGAAAGGTTACCGGCATCTATGAGAAATCACAAAATCCCCCGGGAAATATGATAAATGCGGGAATTTACCTCTTTGATGATGATATCTTTGCAGAAGCAGACCGTCTTGTTCCCTCACCCCGGGGGGAGTATGAACTGACTGATGCACTGGTGCCTGCCATATCCCGTGGTAATCTGCATGCGGTGCCGCTTCTCTCATGGTGTGATATCGGTGCGCCGTGGAATCTCCTAGAGGCAAATGAAAACGCTCTCGCTGATCTTACGTCAGATATTCGTGGGGATGTGGAAGAGGGTGTCATCCTGAAAGGTGCAGTGGTTCTGGCAGAAGGCAGTGTCCTCCGGTCAGGGACCTATATTGAAGGTCCCTGTGTGATCGGAAGCGGGTGTACTATCGGCCCGCATGTCTATATCAGGGGGCACACGGTCATTGGAAACGACTGCCACATCGGGCATGCAAGTGAGCTGAAGAATTCCGTGATTTTTCCCCGGACAAAGATACCACACTTCACGTATATTGGTGACAGTGTAGTGGGGTCAGACTGTAATTTTGGGGCAGGCACAAAGGTGGCAAACCTTCGCCATGACAAAAAGCATGTGAAAGTTGGTGGCGTCTCCACCGGCCGGAAAAAGTTTGGGGCTGTCATCGGTGACAACGTCCTTTTTGGCATCAACTGCTCAGTGAATGTGGGGGCGTCTGTCGGGAGAGATGTCCGTGTCGGCCCGCATACCGTGGTCAGCGGGACGATTGCCGATGAATCTGTAATCGGGAGGAACTGA
- a CDS encoding sugar phosphate nucleotidyltransferase, whose product MQAVVLAGGEGSRLRPLTRNRPKALIPVANRPTIEYVIEALTEAGVWDITVVVGYRKEQVIHYLANLPVQVNVVVQEKQLGVADALKTAEEHVSDRFLLLPGDNIITASALRPLCEDGPGLITTTHSWPTDFGVVDVQEGLVKEIIEKPDVSESFMVSTGVFSLDSSVFDYYKGGLELPGIINRMIDAGTKVRAHHISGGWSDAVFAWDLLGLNRSLLKKTVSSSAGMISRHATIEGRVSIGRGTEILPGTVITGPAVIGTNCTIGPNACISAGTSIGNCVTVGPFSHVSRSILMDDVTVGSHVSIRDSVFGEGCRLADHTAAVCGEFTTNVRGRHVSGIFGTIMGDRVDTAPFTVLKGAVVGNNAVIETSGRTIGGTIPDHTVVM is encoded by the coding sequence ATGCAGGCAGTAGTTCTTGCAGGCGGAGAAGGGTCACGGCTCCGGCCGTTGACGCGTAACCGTCCGAAGGCACTGATACCGGTGGCAAACCGGCCAACTATAGAGTACGTTATCGAAGCACTGACTGAGGCAGGAGTGTGGGATATTACTGTTGTTGTTGGCTACCGCAAAGAACAGGTTATTCATTACCTTGCAAATCTTCCCGTGCAGGTGAATGTTGTAGTTCAGGAAAAACAACTTGGGGTGGCAGATGCCCTCAAAACGGCAGAAGAACATGTATCCGATAGGTTCCTTCTTCTCCCGGGTGATAATATCATCACGGCGTCAGCTCTCCGGCCGCTCTGTGAAGACGGGCCGGGTCTTATTACCACAACCCATTCATGGCCGACGGACTTCGGTGTTGTGGATGTTCAGGAGGGTTTGGTCAAAGAAATAATTGAAAAACCTGATGTTTCAGAATCGTTTATGGTTTCAACCGGGGTATTCTCACTGGACTCTTCGGTGTTTGACTATTATAAGGGCGGACTTGAACTTCCTGGCATTATTAACCGGATGATTGATGCAGGCACGAAGGTTCGGGCACACCATATTTCCGGAGGTTGGTCTGATGCGGTCTTTGCGTGGGACCTTCTCGGCCTGAACCGGTCACTTCTGAAGAAGACTGTATCCTCCTCTGCAGGAATGATTTCGCGCCATGCGACAATTGAAGGGCGTGTCTCCATTGGCAGGGGGACAGAGATTCTCCCCGGCACGGTAATTACCGGACCTGCAGTAATCGGTACAAACTGTACCATTGGTCCGAATGCCTGTATTTCTGCCGGAACGTCAATAGGAAACTGTGTGACGGTAGGTCCCTTCTCACATGTTTCACGGAGTATTCTGATGGATGATGTGACCGTTGGATCACATGTTAGTATCCGGGATAGTGTGTTTGGGGAGGGGTGCAGACTTGCAGACCACACCGCAGCTGTCTGCGGAGAGTTTACCACAAATGTAAGGGGGCGGCATGTCTCGGGAATATTTGGGACAATTATGGGAGACCGGGTGGATACAGCACCCTTTACCGTTCTGAAAGGTGCTGTTGTCGGTAATAATGCGGTTATTGAAACAAGCGGACGGACAATTGGCGGTACAATTCCCGATCACACGGTGGTGATGTAG